One stretch of Harmonia axyridis chromosome 1, icHarAxyr1.1, whole genome shotgun sequence DNA includes these proteins:
- the LOC123671143 gene encoding scavenger receptor class B member 1-like → MELPYKFNTKILLLALMGVIMVLSSYFMFIYEPISLLVNKLLSLESGTLFFFLWKDPPYKIYINVNIFNVTNQEKFTRGEEKLALQEVGPYCFQEILLNTNATFHPNGTVTYIPVRTLKFIPERSAGDINIDRIISPNIPLVGISAMLRESSMFTNLALTMVSNTANSKSFVNITVHDYLFGYDDLLVKLAHTALPTWINFERFGILDRIMALENGSNIVTITNNYKKATPANPLYDIEDTKRQFYIQEFNGSPGLQQWGYEDTEGNETSTSNSKCNFIGGSYDGTLFPRDLTMDHGMLLYRRGFCRALPAFPVREVTMDGYEAIEFGVQKNFLYEPSVNPDNACYCKDEGDCLPRGLVSIAPCYYDIPMTLSQPHFYNADPSLVEQVTGLAPSKSLHDLNFTLHKRLGLPIKANLRIQVNLDVGQTKYNAKTTIFNNLHVPLCWLELQVDEVPSIVKILITLAYGILPVTEVMCKYLLGVFGAAMISCSALLMLNSTEIAETNIEALPFSRFSLRRSSEYKPIPVSSPPQYLRQNMRRISK, encoded by the exons ATGGAGTTACCTTACAAATTCAACACAA aaatattactACTGGCTCTGATGGGAGTCATAATGGTATTATCTTCATATTTCATGTTTATCTACGAACCTATCAGTCTACTGGTGAATAAG CTATTGTCCTTGGAATCAGGAACTCTGTTTTTCTTCCTTTGGAAAGATCCGCCAtacaaaatatacataaatgtGAACATATTCAATGTAACGAATCAAGAAAAATTCACAAGGGGTGAGGAGAAGTTAGCTCTTCAGGAAGTGGGGCCCTACTGCTTCCA GGAAATCCTTCTCAATACCAATGCAACATTCCATCCAAATGGCACAGTCACCTATATACCAGTGAGAACCCTTAAATTCATACCTGAGAGGTCCGCTGGAGACATTAATATTGACAGAATTATATCACCTAATATACCTCTAGTG GGAATTTCTGCTATGTTGAGAGAATCCTCCATGTTCACCAATTTAGCATTGACGATGGTCAGTAACACAGCAAACTCCAAATCCTTCGTGAATATAACTGTCCATGACTACCTCTTTGGATACGATGATCTCCTAGTGAAATTAGCACATACAGCTCTACCTACCTGGATCAACTTCGAAAGATTCGGTATTTTGGATAGG ATTATGGCATTAGAAAATGGCTCGAATATTGTCACTATAACGAACAACTATAAGAAGGCAACACCTGCAAACCCCCTGTATGACATAGAAGATACCAAACGACAATTCTACATTCAGGAGTTCAATGGTTCGCCAGGTCTTCAACAATGGGGTTACGAAGATACTGAAGGAAATGAGACAAGCACCTCCAATTCGAAATGCAATTTCATCGGCGGCTCTTATGATGGTACCCTCTTCCCTAGAGACTTAACAATGGACCATGGTATGCTCTTGTATAGGAGAGGTTTTTGCAGAGCACTCCCAGCTTTTCCTGTCAGAGAAGTCACCATGGATGGTTATGAAGCTATTGAATTTGGTGTGCAAAAGAACTTCTTGTATGAACCTTCTGTCAATCCAGATAACGCCTGTTACTGCAAAGATGAAGGAGATTGCTTACCAAGAGGACTAGTTAGCATCGCACCATGCTACTATGACATTCCTATGACTCTATCCCAACCTCATTTTTACAACGCTGATCCTAGCCTGGTTGAGCAGGTTACAGGTCTAGCTCCCAGTAAATCTCTACACGACTTGAACTTCACCCTTCATAAACGTCTGGGACTGCCAATCAAAGCCAACCTGAGAATACAGGTCAACTTGGATGTTGGTCAGACAAAGTACAATGCCAAAACGACCATATTCAACAACCTCCATGTACCCTTATGTTGGTTAGAGCTTCAAGTTGATGAGGTCCCTTCCATCGTTAAAATTTTGATTACATTAGCCTATGGGATACTTCCAGTCACTGAAGTTATGTGCAAATACCTTCTGGGCGTTTTTGGAGCTGCTATGATCTCTTGTTCAGCTCTACTAATGCTTAATTCCACGGAAATAGCCGAAACAAATATAGAGGCTCTACCATTCAGTAGGTTTAGTTTGAGAAGGAGCAGTGAATATAAACCGATCCCAGTGAGTTCACCTCCTCAATATTTAAGACAGAATATGAGGAGAATATCTAAGTGA